The following are encoded together in the Portunus trituberculatus isolate SZX2019 chromosome 25, ASM1759143v1, whole genome shotgun sequence genome:
- the LOC123508530 gene encoding KRAB-A domain-containing protein 2-like, with translation MLNELSKKYSNLTTWAVETYKSFCLVCQRKAKKQVATGVVVKPIDHLNKFCVRRAISSKRAVEVAYHLIDILLLLGALVIFQSDNGSEFTAHVITELKICGYPSRFVHIGRAMHSQSQESVES, from the exons ATGCTTAACGAACTATCCAAAAAGTACTCTAACTTAACAACATGGGCTGTGGAGACGTACAAATCATTCTGCCTTGTGTGCCAACGTAAGGCCAAGAAACAAGTTGCAACTGGTGTGGTTGTGAAACCCATT GATCATCTCAACAAGTTCTGTGTGCGCCGTGCTATTTCTTCTAAGAGAGCAGTAGAAGTTGCTTATCACCTGATAGACATATTATTGCTGCTCGGAGCACTGGTCATATTTCAATCTGACAATGGCAGTGAGTTCACCGCTCACGTCATCACTGAACTGAAGATTTGCGGCTATCCCTCAAGATTTGTACATATAGGCCGTGCCATGCACTCACAGAGCCAGGAATCAGTGGAGAGCTAG
- the LOC123508715 gene encoding cryptochrome-2-like: MTTVHWFRKGLRLHDNPALLAAVKEGAELRPVFVLDPWFVKHARVGINRWRFLSQALRDLDDSLRKLKSRLFVVRGSPEEVFPALFKKWDVQKITWEIDTEPYAQRRDEKVERLARESGVEVVCRHGHTLYRTEKIIEANLGKAPLTYVSLEKVVSKLGHPPKPVDTLNDLPESCHVRGEAATDVSYDVPSLKELGVEESQLEPCLYPGGETEALARLKIYMERKSWVCKFEKPKTSPTSLQPSTTVLSPYLKFGCLSPRVMYHQLIQIYKGSAHSKPPVSLLGQLLWREFFYTVGAVTPNFDRMEGNTVCRQIPWVRDDKLMDAWTNARTGYPFIDAIMTQLRKEGWIHHLSRHAVACFLTRGDLWQPWEDGMKVFEELLLDADWFLNAGNWMWLSASAFFNSYFRVYSPIAFGKNTDKHGDYIRKYLPQLAKYPENYIYEPWKAPLATQRAAGCIIGQDYPRPIVDHSIVMKRNLDRMAKAYKAGKEKKASSDNQSSPKKKMKK; encoded by the exons ATGACCACTGTGCACTGGTTCAGGAAGGGGCTTCGACTCCACGACAATCCTGCACTCCTGGCTGCTGTTAAAGAG GGTGCAGAGCTACGGCCGGTGTTTGTGTTGGACCCGTGGTTTGTGAAGCATGCAAGGGTGGGCATCAACAGGTGGAGGTTTCTATCACAAGCTTTGAGGGACTTGGACGACAGTCTGCGGAAACTGAAATCCAG GCTGTTTGTGGTGCGAGGCTCACCAGAAGAAGTGTTCCCAGCACTCTTCAAGAAATGGGATGTGCAGAAGATCACATGGGAGATTGACACGGAGCCGTATGCTCAGAGACGGGATGAGAAGGTGGAGAGGCTGGCCAGGGAGTCcggggtggaggtggtgtgtcGCCACGGTCACACCCTGTACAGGACTGAAAA AATCATTGAGGCTAACTTGGGTAAGGCCCCTCTGACCTATGTCTCCCTGGAGAAGGTGGTGAGCAAGCTTGGTCATCCTCCTAAGCCAGTGGACACCCTCAATGACCTGCCAGAATCCTGTCACGTACGTGGGGAGGCAGCAACAGATGTCTCCTATGATGTTCCCTCTCTCAAAG AGCTGGGAGTGGAGGAGAGCCAGCTGGAGCCTTGCCTGTACCCTGGAGGGGAGACAGAGGCACTAGCTCGCCTAAAAATATACATGGAACGAAAG aGTTGGGTGTGTAAATTTGAGAAGCCCAAAACCTCTCCCACCTCATTACAGCCAAGCACGACAGTCCTCAGCCCGTACCTCAAGTTTGGCTGTCTGTCACCTCGCGTCATGTACCACCAGCTCATTCAG ATTTACAAAGGCTCTGCACACTCAAAGCCGCCAGTGTCCCTCCTGGGGCAGCTGCTGTGGCGGGAGTTCTTCTACACTGTTGGAGCCGTGACGCCAAACTTTGACCGGATGGAAGGCAACACAGTATGTCGCCAGATCCCCTGGGTGAGGGATGACAAGCTGATGGATGCCTGGACCAAT GCCAGGACAGGCTATCCCTTCATTGACGCCATCATGACCCAGCTGAGGAAGGAGGGCTGGATCCACCACCTCAGCAGGCATGCCGTGGCCTGCTTCCTCACCCGGGGTGACCTGTGGCAGCCGTGGGAGGATGGCATGAAG GTGTTTGAGGAGCTGCTGTTGGATGCTGACTGGTTCCTCAATGCTGGCAACTGGATGTGGCTCTCAGCATCAGCGTTCTTCAACTCCTACTTCCGTGTGTACAGCCCCATCGCTTTTGGCaagaacacagacaaacacgggGACTACATTAG gAAGTACCTCCCACAGCTAGCCAAGTACCCAGAAAACTACATCTATGAGCCGTGGAAGGCGCCCCTGGCTACACAGAGGGCTGCCGGTTGCATCATTGGACAGGATTACCCAAGGCCCATTGTAGACCACAGCATTGTCATGAAGCGTAACTTGGATCGCATGGCCAAAGCGTACAAAGCAG gtaaggagaagaaggcatcATCAGACAACCAGTCATCAcccaagaagaagatgaagaagtaa